The nucleotide sequence aaaacgtTTATATTCAGTTCTAtaaagattttattattacagaAGGAGGAGAAACGGAAGAACCTTTAGATAGATTAATGTTCCATCCATGCTGCGGCACTCGAGCGGATGTAATTAATAACGGACGCACAGCCCACAGACCTAAGTAATAATCATTATTcacttaattaattttaaatttctttctaTTTCGAATTTATTGATGTCCGATAGTAACCAAGCTCTTCtaatatttagtgctatagACGATTTTAATAACGGTGTTGTACTGACGTCGAGGCCTCTGAGACCTAATGAGTTGTTTGAAGTGAGACTGGACAAGATAGTCACCAAGTGGGCAGGTTCCATTGAAATCGGAGTCACCACACACTCACCTACAGAGCTTGAGTTTCCCTTTACCATGACGAATGTCAGGTAAACCtcttttttaatcaaatctTTGACTACTCTTCGTAACATCGCCCTATCTTCATATGCTGCTTGCGCTTCTTAGATCGGGCACGTGGATGATGACGGGCAACGGTGTTATGCACAATGGTACTACTATGATCGATCAGTATGGTCAGAACTTGGACAGGCTACAAGTAGGCGATCGAGTAGGCGTCATGCGAAAGGATAACTCAACACTGCACTTCTACGTTAATGGCTCGGATCAAGGAGCTGCTGCTAGTGGTGTACCTGAAAGAGTTTATGGAGTTATCGATTTGTACGGACAGGCGGCCCAGGCTACTATTGTGGACAACTCAGACTTCTGCAGTCCGACGACCATCAATTCTAGTCTTAGCAATACTACTCTTTACTGGtatgaaaatgaaaagtgTTGAAGCTATATTTCAATTTCTGTCTCTACAGAGAAAAATCAATGTAGAAACATTTCAGACAAACGTTACATAAATAAGCCTTATTTATATTCTGCAGCGATCTGCGTTTTCACCATGTGCATGGCAAAAACGCACGGATCACGAACAACGGCCTGACAGCATCACGACCGCGAGCTCTCGGTGAGTTTAACGATGCAATTGTGGTGGCCAATCGAGCTTTACGAGACGGTGAGATGTTTGAGGTATCCATTGATAAGATGGTTGATCGCTGGTCAGGTGCTATTGAAGCCGGTGTTACTGCCATAAGGTACGTCGCGCTCGTGAATAAACTAAACTTTTTGTCATATACGATAAAATAAtgtgtttttgttttcttaatAGACCTGATGAGTTAGAGTTTCCTTCGACGATGACGGACATAGATCATGACACTTGGATGTTGTCGGGCTCTACGGTGATGCGTGATGGCGTAGCTCTTAGAAACAATTACTCCTGTGACCTGGACAAACTTGCCGAGGGTAATCGAATCGGTATGATGAGGTGCGCAGATGCTAGTCTGCATTACTACCTTGATGGAGTTGATCAAGGAGCAGCTTGTACAGGACTGCCGGCTCATGTGTATCCAGTGATAGATCTCTATGGACAATGCGCTCAAGTTAGtacatttcttttatttgcaGTTCATTGAAGGATAACAAATAATGGTTCAGTATGATTtggttaaattaaaatattgagtggatttattttatttcaaggTAACCATAGTCATACCAGAGCGTCGTGATATGACACTTCAGCAGTACCTGCCATCAGAAAACAGCACAACGAGTCAACAGCCGACCTCGGTCGTTCAGGCTCTTGCCCAGACAGAAATAACACACAAATTCCATGAGTCGGTGGGTCTTAATATCCAACTGGACACTGGTCGCACGGTGGCGACACGCTGTCGAGAGTACAGTAATGCAGTCCTGCTTAGCGAAACAGCTTTAGAAAATAATGAGATATTTGAGATCAGCATTCAGGAGGTGGCGAGGGAATGGAGTGGATCTTTGAGGATAGGATTGATCAGTAATGAAAGTGGCAGTTGGTTATCTTCTATGAATCTCGTACAGGGAATGACTTCTATTCCTGCAGATGCCTGGTACCTCACGGGTAAgtgtttttacaaataaaatcaaaataaagaacTGAACGAGTTATATTTGAGCTTTATATTCATAACACAGGTAATCAAGTGCGGCACAAAGGTCAATGTTTATGCTGGAATTACTGCCCAAGCTTGGACTGGCTGCGGGTGGGCGACAAGATTGGCCTAAAGCGCACTAATGAGGGCAACCTCAAGTTTTACGTGAATCGCGAAGACATGGGTGTCGCGGCTTCCAATGTACCTGAGATGTGTTATGCAGCTGTCGAACTTTTCGGCAGCACAGTGGCGGTTTGCATCACGAGCACAAAACAGCAAAACACGGCTATTTCACCAAACGCTAGCCTAAGATTGCAGGATTCATTAGAGCTATTGCTAGATCCTATGCCACCTGGTATCAGAAAGTATGTAAACTAACTGGCTttaatcatcaaaaattaattaaataatacttgtacaaattttattcagaCATCTTTGCTACTTTTAGTGAAGTCGGCATGGATACGTCGATAGATACTTGCGGTGAAGGTAAACAGGTCAATGAGATAGTCACAACACCAACCCAATTGACGGTAGCGTCGATTGGGGAAACCGACTGGTCCTACGAGTTTCACGAGAATCACGGTAGAAACGTACAATTAGAGAAAAAGACTGTGGCTAGAAGGGTAGCAAGTTACAATCAAGGTAATGTGatcttaaaaaacttttatggACGTATGTTTCTTGAGTATGTGTATTTCAACATTCGTTCATTCGTTTCTATTATCACAGGAGTCGTAATGTCCAATAAGCctcttataaaaaataagctCTTCCAAGttaaaatcgataaaattaaCGAGCGATGGGTATCAGGAATGTTGTGTGGAGTATCGTGCGTTTCGCCTGAAAAAGTAACTTTCCCGGTGACGGCTCTTGGCTTGAAAAAACATTCCTGGATTATTTGCGGCGACTGGATATCACACAACGGAACTAAGGTAAACTATTGGCAAAACTATTGccttatatttcattttttcatgaaaataaattaaataattccaTTTCGGTAGGTGCGATCTTCTTATGGTGCAAATCTAGAGTCTCTACGTGTTGGTTCAACAGTTGGTCTCTTGCTCGACGAGGATTCCCGATTACACCTTTATATCGACGGTTTGGATCAAGGAGTCGCCGCTTCGGATCTACCGTCATATGTCTACGCGGTGATCGACCTATATGGCCAGTGCGAGCAGGTCTCTATAATTGGTCCGTCCGCTGAGGCGATGATTTTGCCTCTGCTCAACGAAAACGAGATGTTGAACAACGACACGAACAATGCTACCGCTTCGGCCATGGAAAGGTTGGCTCTAGAAACAGATGACGTCGAGAATTCAAGAGAAAAGGCTGATCTAGAGTGTCATGAGAAAGAAAGTGGAGCTGCGATGCTCGTTGATGAGATGAAGGATGGTTCAGTTGAGATGAGTGTTCAGGATGAAGGCGGATGTAGCCGTACTGACGATCAGGTTGACGAGATGGAAAGCTTGACTGACGCAACGGCTAAGGATAATGATCTAGCGAGCCGGAACTCGCAATCTAGTAACAAAGGTATGAAACTTATTACAATGagtgaaaatattatattatagttaGTTTATTTGATGTACTACTTAATTGTTAACGTCTTATAATTTTACTAACATAAAGTAGATTGATAATAATTACTTATCTTTGAATATTGAACAGAATTAAAACAAGTGCCAGCTTCATCGACGATGTCAAGTAGTCTGCAATCGGATGCAAACTGCTCGGAACATTGTTCGGACGCCGTATCCACTTCGGAAACAACTAGCAACATTCCTGACAACAACACGTACGCTGATAAAGATGTAATTCCTCCACCCCTCCATTACAACAACGTTACGGCTGTAGTCCCTACTGGTTCAATGGAAGACAACTGCGAGGGTAATAGCAGCGATATCGAATCTATCGCTGATAACAACGATTCTTGCACAAATGTTGAACTAAATAATGCAACCAACATTAACATCAAGAATGGCTCAGTTATAAATTCTACCAACATGACTAATTTGAATACTGCGATTAGTGGAAGCAACGCTAACAATGCCATCAATGAAAGCATTGCATCAAACAGCTCgcagaataataataatgcaacaACGACGCCGAGCTTAAATATCAGGACCTGGCACTCAAATCATTGTGCGCCTAGTGCACCGCAAGAGCTTGTGCTGAATCTTCATCGGCATTCTTTGGTAACTagatcttcattttttttaaaccctGGGTTATTAAACGCTCTGCGCGTTTAAAAGCagaattcaataaaaatcatgaATGCGAATACTTTAATATTACAGTTGGGGTGATTAAAAGAAGAGTAGAAAGTCTTTTTAGTCCAAAGTTTTAgtcaaaaaatgttttaatttagCCAATGAgatttttagcgattttttcAGTCATTTTTTAACCAAGTAATGCTTTTCCGCAGCAAGGATTTCAAATCAGCAACAACTGTTTTTCAAACAACATTCTGACTACGGCTGCTCAGCAGACAATCTCTACGCATGCCTCGATGCCGTCCACGCCACTGGCGACGAGCAATCATATAACGCCGCCGCCATCCAAGAAGTGCGAATACTTGAAGGCCTGCGTCCGGCTGAAAAAGTCTCTTGTGCTACCCGACGAGTTCTTCTCGCTCGATGAAATTCTCTGCTACTGTAGTTCTTGTTTCAAAATAGATGGGGATTCGGTTATTTGTAAAAAAGGCGAACCACTTGCTGAATTTGCTATCCCTGTCGGTTGGGTAAGATTCCCTCTTAAGCACAACATCAACGCTAACCAAATACCACAAAGCACGACGGACAAGTGGCACGTAGCTTTCTACGGAACGAGAATTGGCACTGTCAGgtaaagtttattaaaaaagaaaaagaaaatagaatGTCACTTAAATTTTCATGTAGACAACTTAAGTTTTACCAAGATGCTCCTGATTTTCAGATGGATTCTTGATAGAGGCGAATTGTTGACAAAAGAACAGCTGGACACTGACTCGTTAACAACCGGTACTAGTACCGAAGATCAAAATCCTCAAGTTGTATTTTCTCCAAATATTAAGTGCGCTAGTTCTGAGGAATTTACAAAGCAATACTCGTAAGTTTATGAACTGATGAATTGGACTATGAGTAAGGTCTTGAATGGAAAGcgaacaaatctgaaaaatcatCGTTGGTTTACAGATACATCGATACCCAATTAAACAAGAAAGTCAACGCATCGACGGCCTTCCAATTGCTGGTGAGGCCCGGCTCGTATACGACTTCCAGCAAGAAGGACGGACTGGACTCGCAGCTGGAGTGCATCGAGTGGGCTACCAAAGAAACGGGCGCTACCGTTATCATAGCCCTGTTGATTCATCTTGATGGCTTTTAAAGCGTTGTTTGGGCTTTAAATCGTAGCATAGTTCGCGTTAACGTAGAGATTAAACAAGTTCGCGCATGTATAGTAACGTAGTCACGACTCCCTCACCTCTGTTTTCTAGACGAGAAATTACATGCGTGTAAAAGATTTATACGTTCGCTTGAAAGTAAGAGATTTCTTTTATTCCTTGTGAAAAAGAGCACGTACTTTTTATTCAAAGAATAAGTTTAGTGAGCTTTTAATGTATCACGGAGATTTTAGAAGAACATGAAAAATTATCTTATTGAGCACGGAGTTTTGATCGCGTCATACTTGCGCCTATTGAAAATACTCGTGACTTGAAGACTACTTGTCGCAAGTATTTTCGACGATGCAGCGAGTACTTAAACGTATCTTTTTAAACTCTACAACCaataagtattattattattattgtttaccTGCCCTTGTACCTAAGTCATTCGAATTTACCCGTTCGTTTACTTCGTTTCGTCTATTTTAACTTTGAATTTATCGGAATTGcgcttataaataaatatatttaaaccaatatacattttctgtgATACACCGTAATTGCACTCGAATAAGAGTTGCATCGATTATTACGCAATGTAAGAAACAGCGcatttgatttaattttactatatttataaacacacGAATTCAATTgatagtttataaatatacggCAAATCATTGAGCGTTCAAAGAAATATAATTGTTGAGCTTGTTCAAAGAAAAGATTACAAATTCGAAAAGATGAAATACCACGAACAAACACAGAGATAAATATTTctctatttatttttccaaAGAGAAGTGTTTTTCTTGCGACGTACAACTATTCTCGAGAGGAAAAATGATACAACAAAATGAAAGAACGATCTTCATCGTTTTTgttatataaatgtatatgtatacggcGTGTgaaagacggagagagagagagagagagagagagagagagagagagagagagagagagagagagagagagagagagagagcgagagacagaAGAACGCTGAAAGTTTAGCGATACACGAATTATATTGTAAATCATTGAATGAATGCGTACCCGCGTACACGGCAGTGTACGTCACGAAAGTAGAttaatttttacgaaaattatGCGATACTTGAACTATTTGTTGTTAAATCGCATTGTGAATGCATAAAATGTTCAGCAGCAGCTACAGCGGCACACCGAAGTTACTCCTGCGACATTATGGTCCGACATCTTATACCAAGAATAACAATAAACGCAATATTTTGAGTTAGCAAAAAGATAAAAACCGCCTTTTGTCTAAatctctttttatttattaaaaacccAATGGTGTTTTGGTACAATCTAATGTGTCTTATTACTACGACTTTTTAGCCATATATAAACAATCGATAATACGCTACGGCATACCAATATGTTTCTCTTGATCCTTCGATTAAAATGTAAATGCGTCATCTTTTCTTTTAAATGagaataaattttctaaatcatctgcgtagcttGAATTAAAGtatatttgaaataatcaaTAACAAAACACATAGAACTTTTATCGACATTGACTTGCGAGGACGAGGACTAGCTTTGCATTGCGAGCGTTGTTAATAAATGCATTCCTTCCGTCATTTCTCACGTGTACGGCGTAAGAGCAATCTTTTAAACCCAGACTCGGCAGTTCTGGTCCCAGGAGCAGCTGACCATCGCCATGCCGTTGCCGGAAACGCTCAGCGATGTCACACGATTTTCGTGACCTTGCAGGACtccttcataaaatttaatttgtgtTTTAGTCTGTATAGTCACTATAAAAAAGCATACtttattttgtagaaaattgcCTCACCATTATGTTGGACCTTGAGGGTATCCCAGATATGAATATTGTTGTCGTCAGTGCCGCAGAAGATGAACCGTCCGCTGAAAGAAAGTCCGCAGGAGGTGAATCCAGGGTTGGAGTTGGGTGGCTTGAAGGAAGCAATCTGCTGATCTGCGCGCAAATCCCAGAGTCGCGCTGTCTTGTCCTCCGACGCCGTCACAAACGCATTTCCCGAAGGATGGTACTTTAGCCGTTGATTAAAAGATTATTAAGTATGCGCATATGCATTCAgactataataataatcaagtatttttgttttgtattAAGCTAATAAATTAGCTAATGTCTGACCGATAGCCGACATTTTCTACTGTTAACGTGACAAGTTAATCGCTACCTTACGTAACTTGTCATTTTCTACTTACAACCAAATTAAGAAACGGAATCGACACTCACGCAAACGGAATTGACGTCAGCCTCGTGCCCAAAGAATGTCTGATGAGCCACCTCCTCCCTGAGATCCCAGAGTTTGCAGGTCCTGTCTACCGAGCCGGTGATGTAGGTATTACCATCCGGACCCAGACTCAAGCTGGCTATGTCACCGGCGTGTCCTGCAAAGTCCGTCGTCTTTTTGTTCGCCTCCAAGTCCCAAATGCAACTATATGCCAATATGTGTATAGTACAATAACAGGAAGATTGTTATATAACAATGTTACTTCGGCTACAGGTATTTACATCTTCATGTCACCGGAACCCGTGATGAGATGGCCGTCGTCCAGGAACCTGCATGACGACAGAAAGCCTTCGTAGCCCAAAAGCTCACGGGTGATTTTAGCAGAGCCTGTGGCGTCGCGGTTGTTGACGTCGTAGACGGTACACATGTTGTCCATACCACCGCAGGCGACGAAATTGCCAGAGGGAGCAAACGCGACGGACATGACCCAGGCCGAGCGCAGGGGTATGACCTGGACCTTGTTGCCCGTCCATGTATCCCAGATGATGAGCTTGCCGTCGAGAGAGCCCGTCACGCAGTGCCTGCATTTTCAAGGTTTTTCTGTCTATTTTCTCAATTtcgattttcaattattaaaaaaatatctgctACGCGCTACCAATAGTACCTTGAAATACTCGCGATAAATAAacgaattttttcatttttattaatcaaacGAAGATAATGCCATCACTGTCCGTTCTATGGTTCTATCTAGCCCAGAAAGAATATCATGTATACGGCAGAAGTATACTTCTCAGAATGCGACAAGGCTTCACAATAGCACTGATCGTCGGATTTAGCTTTACCTATACACTGCATTATTACATATTACCGGTGCGGCTCCCATATTTAAACCTATATatagaatgaaaaatgaaagagaCGCGcgcagtagaaaaaaaaattccaagtAGATTCGTTCTCGCATTGACTATATACATGCATAAAGAAGAAGTTGAAATTCGACAAACCTACTGTCACCGCTAAAGTGTACCGAGTTGACTTTGTTGATGTGGCCCTTGAGCATCTTTTTCGTAGACAACTTTATCTTCGGCGCATCCGCGACACTGCTGCACACGTCCTCGATCGTCGTGTCCTGGCATTTTTTCTGGTCTTCCTGTCAACCGCGCGCAAACAACAGAGTTATTCTTTCGcttgtatttatatttataaaattgtatacgggTGTATCGCAAATCTATGTTATTGAATCGTCTCGGCGTGGAATGTTGACCGACAGAGTTCGTTAGAGCTTCTGACGCGAAACTGAATCAGGATGAAAGAAAATTACATCA is from Nasonia vitripennis strain AsymCx chromosome 1, Nvit_psr_1.1, whole genome shotgun sequence and encodes:
- the LOC100117587 gene encoding neuralized-like protein 4 isoform X1, with the translated sequence MLLFHRRCGDRVSLVNGQCTAVRDVTEFNFGLVFSAEPLRNDEVFQVRIDKKIMIWSGSIEIGVTACDPDNTNLPASATSLRHGSWIMTGSSIVYDGEPILELYGTDLSTLDEGNTLGVCRTSKGELVFYVNGSPQGIAATNIPSRVYAVINMYGNCIQVTTVQPPSGSVSNCSNGEATSHQIEINNDYTMDEASSSSTTNLVANLNVNLNVLPKNPSLAAIREDRLRFHERVGSLVKLSNNARTAERRRPLDEFNNGVVMTHRSLRDNELFEIRIDRLVDKWSGSIEVGVTTHSPTALEFPATMTNMRSGTTMMSGCGILTNGKGTQREYGEFNLDELREGDRVGMMRKSNSNLHYFINGLDQGVAAKVPNTIWGVIDLYGMTVKVTIVDRDEREEQNLVTRRNTLQLQGINGQYIFFFILKKNVYIQFYKDFIITEGGETEEPLDRLMFHPCCGTRADVINNGRTAHRPNAIDDFNNGVVLTSRPLRPNELFEVRLDKIVTKWAGSIEIGVTTHSPTELEFPFTMTNVRSGTWMMTGNGVMHNGTTMIDQYGQNLDRLQVGDRVGVMRKDNSTLHFYVNGSDQGAAASGVPERVYGVIDLYGQAAQATIVDNSDFCSPTTINSSLSNTTLYCDLRFHHVHGKNARITNNGLTASRPRALGEFNDAIVVANRALRDGEMFEVSIDKMVDRWSGAIEAGVTAIRPDELEFPSTMTDIDHDTWMLSGSTVMRDGVALRNNYSCDLDKLAEGNRIGMMRCADASLHYYLDGVDQGAACTGLPAHVYPVIDLYGQCAQVTIVIPERRDMTLQQYLPSENSTTSQQPTSVVQALAQTEITHKFHESVGLNIQLDTGRTVATRCREYSNAVLLSETALENNEIFEISIQEVAREWSGSLRIGLISNESGSWLSSMNLVQGMTSIPADAWYLTGNQVRHKGQCLCWNYCPSLDWLRVGDKIGLKRTNEGNLKFYVNREDMGVAASNVPEMCYAAVELFGSTVAVCITSTKQQNTAISPNASLRLQDSLELLLDPMPPGIRNEVGMDTSIDTCGEGKQVNEIVTTPTQLTVASIGETDWSYEFHENHGRNVQLEKKTVARRVASYNQGVVMSNKPLIKNKLFQVKIDKINERWVSGMLCGVSCVSPEKVTFPVTALGLKKHSWIICGDWISHNGTKVRSSYGANLESLRVGSTVGLLLDEDSRLHLYIDGLDQGVAASDLPSYVYAVIDLYGQCEQVSIIGPSAEAMILPLLNENEMLNNDTNNATASAMERLALETDDVENSREKADLECHEKESGAAMLVDEMKDGSVEMSVQDEGGCSRTDDQVDEMESLTDATAKDNDLASRNSQSSNKELKQVPASSTMSSSLQSDANCSEHCSDAVSTSETTSNIPDNNTYADKDVIPPPLHYNNVTAVVPTGSMEDNCEGNSSDIESIADNNDSCTNVELNNATNINIKNGSVINSTNMTNLNTAISGSNANNAINESIASNSSQNNNNATTTPSLNIRTWHSNHCAPSAPQELVLNLHRHSLQGFQISNNCFSNNILTTAAQQTISTHASMPSTPLATSNHITPPPSKKCEYLKACVRLKKSLVLPDEFFSLDEILCYCSSCFKIDGDSVICKKGEPLAEFAIPVGWVRFPLKHNINANQIPQSTTDKWHVAFYGTRIGTVRWILDRGELLTKEQLDTDSLTTGTSTEDQNPQVVFSPNIKCASSEEFTKQYSYIDTQLNKKVNASTAFQLLVRPGSYTTSSKKDGLDSQLECIEWATKETGATVIIALLIHLDGF
- the LOC100117587 gene encoding neuralized-like protein 4 isoform X2 is translated as MLLFHRRCGDRVSLVNGQCTAVRDVTEFNFGLVFSAEPLRNDEVFQVRIDKKIMIWSGSIEIGVTACDPDNTNLPASATSLRHGSWIMTGSSIVYDGEPILELYGTDLSTLDEGNTLGVCRTSKGELVFYVNGSPQGIAATNIPSRVYAVINMYGNCIQVTTVQPPSGSVSNCSNGEATSHQIEINNDYTMDEASSSSTTNLVANLNVNLNVLPKNPSLAAIREDRLRFHERVGSLVKLSNNARTAERRRPLDEFNNGVVMTHRSLRDNELFEIRIDRLVDKWSGSIEVGVTTHSPTALEFPATMTNMRSGTTMMSGCGILTNGKGTQREYGEFNLDELREGDRVGMMRKSNSNLHYFINGLDQGVAAKVPNTIWGVIDLYGMTVKVTIVDRDEREEQNLVTRRNTLQLQGINEGGETEEPLDRLMFHPCCGTRADVINNGRTAHRPNAIDDFNNGVVLTSRPLRPNELFEVRLDKIVTKWAGSIEIGVTTHSPTELEFPFTMTNVRSGTWMMTGNGVMHNGTTMIDQYGQNLDRLQVGDRVGVMRKDNSTLHFYVNGSDQGAAASGVPERVYGVIDLYGQAAQATIVDNSDFCSPTTINSSLSNTTLYCDLRFHHVHGKNARITNNGLTASRPRALGEFNDAIVVANRALRDGEMFEVSIDKMVDRWSGAIEAGVTAIRPDELEFPSTMTDIDHDTWMLSGSTVMRDGVALRNNYSCDLDKLAEGNRIGMMRCADASLHYYLDGVDQGAACTGLPAHVYPVIDLYGQCAQVTIVIPERRDMTLQQYLPSENSTTSQQPTSVVQALAQTEITHKFHESVGLNIQLDTGRTVATRCREYSNAVLLSETALENNEIFEISIQEVAREWSGSLRIGLISNESGSWLSSMNLVQGMTSIPADAWYLTGNQVRHKGQCLCWNYCPSLDWLRVGDKIGLKRTNEGNLKFYVNREDMGVAASNVPEMCYAAVELFGSTVAVCITSTKQQNTAISPNASLRLQDSLELLLDPMPPGIRNEVGMDTSIDTCGEGKQVNEIVTTPTQLTVASIGETDWSYEFHENHGRNVQLEKKTVARRVASYNQGVVMSNKPLIKNKLFQVKIDKINERWVSGMLCGVSCVSPEKVTFPVTALGLKKHSWIICGDWISHNGTKVRSSYGANLESLRVGSTVGLLLDEDSRLHLYIDGLDQGVAASDLPSYVYAVIDLYGQCEQVSIIGPSAEAMILPLLNENEMLNNDTNNATASAMERLALETDDVENSREKADLECHEKESGAAMLVDEMKDGSVEMSVQDEGGCSRTDDQVDEMESLTDATAKDNDLASRNSQSSNKELKQVPASSTMSSSLQSDANCSEHCSDAVSTSETTSNIPDNNTYADKDVIPPPLHYNNVTAVVPTGSMEDNCEGNSSDIESIADNNDSCTNVELNNATNINIKNGSVINSTNMTNLNTAISGSNANNAINESIASNSSQNNNNATTTPSLNIRTWHSNHCAPSAPQELVLNLHRHSLQGFQISNNCFSNNILTTAAQQTISTHASMPSTPLATSNHITPPPSKKCEYLKACVRLKKSLVLPDEFFSLDEILCYCSSCFKIDGDSVICKKGEPLAEFAIPVGWVRFPLKHNINANQIPQSTTDKWHVAFYGTRIGTVRWILDRGELLTKEQLDTDSLTTGTSTEDQNPQVVFSPNIKCASSEEFTKQYSYIDTQLNKKVNASTAFQLLVRPGSYTTSSKKDGLDSQLECIEWATKETGATVIIALLIHLDGF
- the LOC100117548 gene encoding guanine nucleotide-binding protein subunit beta-2, which codes for MGKDDAETIALKKELDDLINKCKEDQKKCQDTTIEDVCSSVADAPKIKLSTKKMLKGHINKVNSVHFSGDSRHCVTGSLDGKLIIWDTWTGNKVQVIPLRSAWVMSVAFAPSGNFVACGGMDNMCTVYDVNNRDATGSAKITRELLGYEGFLSSCRFLDDGHLITGSGDMKICIWDLEANKKTTDFAGHAGDIASLSLGPDGNTYITGSVDRTCKLWDLREEVAHQTFFGHEADVNSVCYHPSGNAFVTASEDKTARLWDLRADQQIASFKPPNSNPGFTSCGLSFSGRFIFCGTDDNNIHIWDTLKVQHNGVLQGHENRVTSLSVSGNGMAMVSCSWDQNCRVWV